A single genomic interval of Musa acuminata AAA Group cultivar baxijiao chromosome BXJ3-4, Cavendish_Baxijiao_AAA, whole genome shotgun sequence harbors:
- the LOC135635806 gene encoding transcription termination factor MTERF4, chloroplastic-like encodes MTLMNRPPYVSLLFKALAFIPRRRPADAAVFLSTHSYSAASGAPQSSLMAEYLVSSCGFDPDEAAKASKLLGRIESRHQPDSVLGFFKSHGFDNAQMKRVLSVNPRWLLLDVEKTLTPKFRALQDLGFSCSDITHLVISNNLVFRNKLQNVLSKIQFWQGTLGSNDLLVKVCKRNRWFLGYSIEKKIQPNIELLRDFGITDQKLSMILRYRPLLIGQKAETLKALISRVEGLGVARTSGMFLPTLNVLNGVSEKNFKAHLEFFKGFGWSEDDFLAAFRMAPSLVAFSLKSLQRKMEFLVNETRCAPSYLARRPRILSFSLEKRLIPRYRILTGLKSRGVHIGNLQMNTYMFYPEKKYLERFVIRHKEYPELIELYNVAPKNQTAL; translated from the coding sequence ATGACGTTGATGAATAGACCGCCGTACGTCTCTCTCTTGTTCAAAGCCCTCGCCTTCATCCCTCGCCGTCGTCCGGCCGATGCTGCCGTTTTTCTCTCAACCCATTCTTATTCCGCCGCTTCCGGGGCTCCACAGAGCAGCCTCATGGCTGAATACCTGGTCAGCTCCTGTGGCTTCGATCCGGATGAGGCGGCCAAGGCCTCGAAGCTCCTTGGCCGCATCGAATCCCGCCATCAGCCTGACTCCGTCCTTGGCTTCTTCAAAAGCCACGGTTTTGATAATGCTCAGATGAAAAGGGTCCTATCTGTAAACCCCCGGTGGCTTCTCCTCGACGTGGAGAAGACTCTGACCCCAAAGTTCCGAGCTTTGCAGGATCTGGGCTTCTCCTGCTCCGACATTACCCACCTCGTCATCTCGAATAACCTCGTCTTCAGAAACAAACTCCAGAACGTCTTGTCCAAGATCCAATTTTGGCAAGGCACCCTCGGGTCCAACGACTTACTGGTGAAGGTATGCAAGAGAAACAGGTGGTTTCTCGGGTATAGCATCGAGAAGAAGATCCAGCCTAACATTGAGCTtcttagggatttcgggatcacgGATCAGAAGCTCTCAATGATCCTACGGTACCGCCCCCTCCTCATTGGCCAGAAGGCTGAAACCCTGAAGGCGTTAATCAGTCGTGTCGAGGGTTTGGGAGTAGCTCGCACCTCAGGGATGTTCCTCCCGACCCTGAATGTGCTCAACGGCGTCTCCGAGAAGAACTTCAAGGCTCACTTGGAGTTCTTCAAGGGTTTCGGGTGGTCCGAGGATGATTTCCTTGCTGCATTCAGAATGGCTCCTTCGCTTGTGGCATTTTCTTTAAAGAGTTTGCAGAGAAAGatggagttcttggtaaatgaaACCAGATGCGCTCCGTCTTATCTTGCTCGCCGGCCACGGATTTTGTCGTTTAGTTTGGAGAAAAGGTTGATTCCAAGGTATCGGATATTGACGGGCCTGAAGTCAAGGGGAGTTCACATCGGTAACCTCCAAATGAACACATACATGTTTTATCCAGAGAAGAAATATCTGGAGAGGTTCGTCATCCGCCACAAGGAGTATCCAGAACTCATTGAATTGTATAATGTAGCCCCAAAAAACCAAACTGCTCTTTGA
- the LOC103980389 gene encoding V-type proton ATPase subunit E, giving the protein MNDADVSKQIQQMVRFIRQEAEEKANEISISAEEEFNIEKLQLVEAEKKKIRQEYERKEKQVEIRKKIEYSMQLNASRIKVLQAQDDLVNSMKEDAAKELLNVSHHHHILNVTHHDHEYKHLLKELIVQSLLRLKEPAVLLRCRKDDAHLVESALESAKEDYAAKANVHPPDIIIDHKVYLPPAPSHHHAHGPSCSGGVVLASIDGKIVCENTLDARLDVAFRKKLPEIRKSLYGQVVA; this is encoded by the exons ATGAACGACGCGGATGTCTCTAAGCAGATCCAgcagatggtgcggttcatccgccAGGAGGCCGAGGAGAaggccaacgagatctcgatctccgCTGAAGAG GAATTTAACATTGAAAAGCTGCAACTTGTTGAAGCTGAAAAGAAGAAGATCAGGCAGGAATATGAACGAAAAGAGAAGCAAGTCGAAATTCGGAAGAAAAT TGAATATTCTATGCAGCTGAATGCATCTCGTATTAAAGTTCTTCAAGCTCAAGATGATTTAGTCAACTCCATGAAAGAGGATGCTGCAAAGGAGCTTCTGAATGTCAGCCATCATCATCATATCCTGAATGTCACCCACCATGATCATGAATACAAACACCTTTTGAAAGAACTCATTGTTCAG AGCTTGCTGAGATTGAAAGAACCGGCTGTTCTCTTGCGCTGTCGTAAAGATGATGCTCATCTTGTGGAGTCCGCTCTGGAATCAGCAAAAGAGGATTATGCAGCTAAAGCAAATGTTCATCCTCCAGATATCATCATAGACCACAAAGTCTACCTGCCACCTGCTCCGAGCCACCACCATGCTCATGGTCCCTCTTG CTCTGGCGGTGTCGTCCTGGCTTCTATAGATGGGAAGATTGTTTGTGAGAATACACTTGATGCAAGACTGGATGTTGCCTTCCGCAAGAAACTGCCTGAG ATAAGGAAGAGTCTTTATGGCCAGGTCGTTGCTTGA
- the LOC135635560 gene encoding pentatricopeptide repeat-containing protein At3g61520, mitochondrial-like has product MRLAKNPSLTTLRCRPSHARLASAAASTDSHGSDGAHLRSEKASLRSCNDTLRSLLRSAVRRHHAEALSVLRGMLAPDSTCRPDSNTCAIVFSSWSKQSLPLDNEALGLLVQMANMGFFPTDSFHFTQLVSKLCRSGATSAAWDFLHAVKDAGGAVETPACNALLTGLAAARDFARMNFLFSEMKGMGVRPSVVTFGILINHLCKSRRLDEAMKVFDVMTSPESGVSPDTVTFNTLIDGFCKVGRLHDGLSLLNTMRSSYDCKPDTVTYNSLIDGFCKSAEIDMAHELFVRMEKEGIPPNVITLNTLVCGMCRHGRIGSAHDFFRRKQVEWPQVKGNVVTYSTLVGAFLHSNNVGKAMDLVDEMHREGHSPDSVTYFTLISGLTQVGRLDDACSVASSMRENGFRLDTKSYNTLISGFCKKKRLDEAGEVLREMCEAGLKPDAFTYNTLIAASCKAGDFATVNQLLNKMVDDGCKLSVVTYGALINGYCKAGELDQAMKTFENMGASMVPANTVIYNILIDSLCKNKKVDIAVSLVEEMQVKGVPPSVTTYNAIFKGLQDRHMSDKAFKLMDRMTEQGCKPDCVTMDVLTEWLTAIGEMEKLKRFVQRMTPQGESPDPSAVAGL; this is encoded by the coding sequence ATGAGGCTGGCAAAGAACCCGTCGTTGACGACTCTCCGTTGCCGCCCCTCCCATGCCCGTCTTGCATCTGCTGCCGCCTCGACCGACAGCCATGGTAGCGACGGCGCGCACCTCCGCTCCGAGAAGGCCTCCCTCCGCAGCTGTAACGACACACTCCGTTCGCTCCTCCGCTCCGCCGTCCGCCGCCACCACGCCGAAGCCCTGTCCGTCCTTCGCGGCATGCTCGCCCCTGACTCCACCTGCCGACCCGACTCCAACACCTGCGCGATCGTGTTCTCCAGCTGGTCGAAGCAGAGCCTGCCCCTGGACAACGAGGCCCTCGGCCTCCTCGTCCAGATGGCCAATATGGGATTCTTCCCGACGGACTCCTTCCATTTCACCCAGCTCGTCAGCAAGCTCTGCCGCTCCGGCGCCACCTCCGCGGCCTGGGATTTCCTTCACGCGGTTAAGGATGCCGGCGGCGCCGTCGAGACCCCGGCGTGCAACGCCCTCTTGACCGGTCTTGCCGCAGCACGAGACTTTGCAAGGATGAACTTTTTGTTCTCGGAGATGAAGGGAATGGGCGTCCGACCCAGTGTGGTCACCTTTGGCATACTCATCAATCATCTTTGCAAATCCCGCCGCCTGGATGAGGCGATGAAGGTGTTCGACGTAATGACGAGCCCAGAGTCGGGAGTCAGTCCCGACACAGTCACTTTCAACACGCTCATTGACGGGTTCTGCAAGGTCGGGAGGCTTCACGACGGGTTATCCTTGCTCAATACAATGAGATCGAGCTACGATTGCAAGCCGGACACCGTAACATACAATAGCCTGATCGATGGGTTCTGTAAGTCAGCGGAGATCGATATGGCTCACGAATTGTTCGTCAGGATGGAGAAAGAAGggatacctccaaatgtgatcacACTCAATACGCTTGTCTGTGGAATGTGTAGGCATGGAAGGATCGGTAGCGCCCATGATTTCTTTCGGAGGAAACAGGTGGAGTGGCCACAAGTCAAAGGCAATGTTGTAACCTATAGCACTCTGGTGGGAGCATTCCTGCATTCGAATAATGTGGGCAAGGCAATGGATTTGGTCGATGAAATGCATAGGGAAGGGCATTCTCCCGATTCTGTGACATACTTCACTCTGATCTCTGGGTTGACACAGGTGGGCAGATTGGACGATGCTTGTTCGGTTGCGTCTTCCATGAGGGAGAATGGCTTTCGATTAGATACAAAGAGCTATAACACTTTGATCAGTGGATTCTGCAAGAAGAAGAGGTTGGATGAGGCAGGTGAGGTGCTCCGTGAGATGTGTGAGGCTGGGCTCAAACCTGATGCCTTCACTTACAATACTTTGATTGCTGCTTCGTGCAAGGCTGGGGATTTCGCCACAGTGAATCAGTTGCTGAACAAAATGGTGGATGATGGTTGCAAGCTTTCTGTGGTCACATATGGAGCTCTGATCAATGGTTACTGCAAAGCCGGTGAGCTGGACCAGGCCATGAAGACCTTTGAGAACATGGGTGCTTCGATGGTGCCAGCCAACACAGTCATTTACAACATTCTTATCGATTCTCTCTGCAAGAATAAGAAAGTTGACATCGCGGTATCCCTCGTCGAGGAGATGCAGGTGAAGGGTGTCCCTCCAAGTGTGACCACATACAATGCCATATTCAAGGGGCTCCAAGATCGCCATATGTCCGACAAAGCCTTTAAGCTTATGGATCGAATGACCGAACAGGGATGTAAACCTGACTGCGTTACGATGGATGTTCTTACGGAGTGGTTGACGGCAATTGGCGAAATGGAGAAACTGAAACGTTTCGTGCAACGAATGACACCTCAGGGTGAGTCTCCTGATCCTAGTGCTGTTGCAGGCTTGTAA
- the LOC108952557 gene encoding HVA22-like protein f: protein MGVVVAMARHLDALIGPVVMLLYPLYASMRAIESPSPVDDQQWLTYWVLYSLITLFELSCWTMLQWFPLWPYMKLVFCFWLVLPIFNGAAYIYENHVRRYVNLGGTVSSSYSDRQRRVMQTLSLDARKSVERFVDVYGQEAFERVVKAAEREARGQPAKVMPRASSVSVDA from the exons ATGGGTGTCGTAGTAGCCATGGCCAGGCATCTTGATGCACTGATCGG CCCTGTGGTGATGCTGCTTTATCCTCT ATACGCATCGATGCGGGCGATCGAGAGCCCTTCGCCTGTTGATGACCAGCAGTGGCTGACCTATTGGGTGCTCTACTCGCTCATCACCCTCTTCGAGCTCTCCTGCTGGACAATGCTACAGTG GTTTCCTCTGTGGCCGTACATGAAGCTGGTGTTCTGCTTCTGGTTGGTGCTTCCCATCTTCAACGGAGCCGCCTACATCTACGAGAACCACGTCCGGAGGTACGTCAACCTCGGCGGCACCGTCAGCTCCAGCTACTCGGATCGGCAGCGGCGCGTGATGCAGACGCTCAGCCTCGACGCCAGGAAATCCGTCGAACGGTTCGTCGACGTTTATGGACAGGAAGCCTTCGAGAGGGTCGTCAAGGCA GCGGAAAGAGAAGCGAGGGGTCAGCCAGCGAAAGTGATGCCAAGAGCTTCTTCTGTCAGTGTGGATGCGTAG
- the LOC135582969 gene encoding casein kinase 1-like protein HD16 isoform X1 codes for MPELRSGARRGRAQANPVVQAERPSTRRRRGARNQQQPVDENPPTLTRPAERREEIGLVEGRGEVGGEENREGVGERMMNDCDSGAKSGGKLPGGEEEGSTAPLPEKVQVSNSPVYKVERKLGKGGFGQVYVGRRISPINANDRTTGSSAIEVALKFEHRSSKGCNYGPPYEWQVYNTLGGIHGVPRVHYKGRQGDYYIMIMDMLGPSLWDVWNNNSHTMSVEMVACIAIEAISILEKMHSKGYVHGDVKPENFLLGPAGTSEEKKLFLVDLGLATKWKDSSTSLHVEYDQRPDVFRGTVRYASVHAHLGRTASRRDDLESLAYTLVFLLRGRLPWQGYQGENKGFLVCKKKMATSPESLSCFCPQPFKRFIEYVVNLKFDEEPNYAKCISLFDGVVGPNPDIRPINTDGAQRLVYQVGQKRGRLMMEEEEEEQPKKKIRMGMPATQWISVYNARRPMKQRYHYNVADIRLAQHTEKGNEDGLFISCVSSSSNLWALIMDAGTGFSAQVYELSASFLHKEWIMEQWEKNYYISSLAGADNGSSLVVMSKGTPYAQQSYKVSESFPFKWINKKWREGFYVTAMATAGNRWAVVMSRNAGFLEQVVELDFLYPSEGIHRRWDSGYRITATAATWDQAAFVLSVPRRKPVDETQETLRTSAFPSQHVKEKWAKNLYLASVCYGRTVS; via the exons ATGCCGGAGTTGCGTAGCGGCGCGCGCAGGGGCCGGGCACAGGCGAATCCGGTGGTACAGGCTGAGCGGCCGAGCACTAGGCGGAGGCGGGGGGCTAGGAACCAGCAGCAGCCGGTGGATGAGAACCCGCCGACCCTGACGAGGCCAGCCGAGCGGAGGGAGGAGATCGGGTTGGTCGAGGGCCGCGGCGAGGTCGGCGGCGAGGAGAACAGGGAAGGGGTCGGTGAGAGGATGATGAATGACTGCGATAGTGGGGCTAAGAGTGGGGGAAAGCTCCCTGGTGGAGAGGAGGAAGGGAGCACAGCCCCGCTTCCGGAAAAG GTACAAGTGAGCAATTCACCGGTCTACAAAGTTGAAAGGAAGCTAGGGAAAGGAGGATTTGGACAAGTATATGTTGGTCGCCGTATTTCACCTATCAATGCAAATGATAGGACTACTGGTTCTAGTGCCATAGAG GTAGCACTAAAGTTTGAGCATAGGAGTAGTAAAGGATGCAATTATGGTCCACCTTATGAATGGCAGGTCTACAA CACTCTTGGTGGCATCCATGGTGTTCCACGAGTCCATTACAAGGGTCGCCAAGGGGACTATTATATTATG ATTATGGATATGCTGGGACCAAGTCTGTGGGATGTATGGAATAATAACTCCCACAC AATGTCTGTAGAGATGGTTGCTTGTATTGCCATTGAAGCGATCTCCATATTGGaaaagatgcattcaaaagg ATATGTGCATGGGGATGTAAAACCTGAGAATTTTTTACTTGGTCCTGCTGGAACTTCTGAAGAAAAGAAACTCTTTCTTGTTGATCTTGGCTTAG CCACCAAGTGGAAGGATAGTTCAACCAGTCTGCATGTTGAATATGATCAACGGCCAGATGTTTTTAG GGGGACAGTGCGTTATGCTAGTGTTCATGCTCACCTTGGGAGGACAGCAAGCAGGAGAGATGACTTAGAATCCCTTGCTTATACACTAGTCTTTCTTCTCCGTGGTCGACTACCTTGGCAAGGTTACCAG GGAGAAAACAAAGGTTTCCTTGTCTGCAAGAAGAAGATGGCTACATCTCCAGAATCTCTTAGTTGCTTTTGCCCGCAACCTTTCAAACGATTTATTGAGTACGTGGTCAACTTGAAATTTGATGAAGAACCTAACTATGCAAAGTGCATCTCTCTTTTTGATGGCGTTGTTGGTCCTAATCCAGATATTAGACCAATTAACACTGATGGAGCTCAAAGG CTTGTGTATCAGGTCGGTCAAAAGAGAGGCCGTCTGatgatggaagaagaagaagaagagcaacccAAAAAGAAGATTAGGATGGGGATGCCTGCTACACAATGGATCAGTGTTTATAATGCACGGAGACCTATGAAGCAAAG GTACCATTATAATGTAGCTGATATCAGGCTTGCACAGCATACTGAGAAAGGCAATGAAGATGGCTTATTCATCAGTTGCGTATCATCTTCTTCAAATCTTTGGGCCCTGATTATGGATGCAGGCACTGGTTTCTCTGCTCAAGTGTATGAGCTATCTGCAAGTTTTCTTCATAAA GAATGGATAATGGAACAATGGGAGAAAAACTATTACATTAGTTCCCTAGCAGGGGCAGACAATGGTAGCTCCTTGGTGGTAATGTCAAAAG gtACACCATATGCACAACAATCTTACAAAGTCAGCgagtcatttcctttcaaatggaTAAACAAAAAATGGCGAGAAGGTTTTTATGTCACTGCAATGGCAACAGCTGGAAATCGATGGGCCGTTGTTATGTCTCGTAATGCAGGCTTCTTAGAACAG GTTGTTGAGCTTGACTTCCTATACCCTAGTGAAGGCATTCATCGGAGATGGGATAGCGGTTACCGTATAACTGCAACTGCTGCAACATGGGACCAGGCAGCCTTTGTGCTAAGTGTACCTAGAAGGAAACCAGTGGATGAAACACAAGAGACACTCAGAACATCCGCTTTTCCTAGTCAGCATGTGAAG GAGAAGTGGGCAAAAAATCTGTATCTTGCATCTGTTTGTTACGGCCGCACAGTTTCTTGA
- the LOC135582969 gene encoding casein kinase 1-like protein HD16 isoform X2 — MPELRSGARRGRAQANPVVQAERPSTRRRRGARNQQQPVDENPPTLTRPAERREEIGLVEGRGEVGGEENREGVGERMMNDCDSGAKSGGKLPGGEEEGSTAPLPEKVQVSNSPVYKVERKLGKGGFGQVYVGRRISPINANDRTTGSSAIEVALKFEHRSSKGCNYGPPYEWQVYNTLGGIHGVPRVHYKGRQGDYYIMIMDMLGPSLWDVWNNNSHTMSVEMVACIAIEAISILEKMHSKGYVHGDVKPENFLLGPAGTSEEKKLFLVDLGLATKWKDSSTSLHVEYDQRPDVFRGTVRYASVHAHLGRTASRRDDLESLAYTLVFLLRGRLPWQGYQGENKGFLVCKKKMATSPESLSCFCPQPFKRFIEYVVNLKFDEEPNYAKCISLFDGVVGPNPDIRPINTDGAQRVGQKRGRLMMEEEEEEQPKKKIRMGMPATQWISVYNARRPMKQRYHYNVADIRLAQHTEKGNEDGLFISCVSSSSNLWALIMDAGTGFSAQVYELSASFLHKEWIMEQWEKNYYISSLAGADNGSSLVVMSKGTPYAQQSYKVSESFPFKWINKKWREGFYVTAMATAGNRWAVVMSRNAGFLEQVVELDFLYPSEGIHRRWDSGYRITATAATWDQAAFVLSVPRRKPVDETQETLRTSAFPSQHVKEKWAKNLYLASVCYGRTVS; from the exons ATGCCGGAGTTGCGTAGCGGCGCGCGCAGGGGCCGGGCACAGGCGAATCCGGTGGTACAGGCTGAGCGGCCGAGCACTAGGCGGAGGCGGGGGGCTAGGAACCAGCAGCAGCCGGTGGATGAGAACCCGCCGACCCTGACGAGGCCAGCCGAGCGGAGGGAGGAGATCGGGTTGGTCGAGGGCCGCGGCGAGGTCGGCGGCGAGGAGAACAGGGAAGGGGTCGGTGAGAGGATGATGAATGACTGCGATAGTGGGGCTAAGAGTGGGGGAAAGCTCCCTGGTGGAGAGGAGGAAGGGAGCACAGCCCCGCTTCCGGAAAAG GTACAAGTGAGCAATTCACCGGTCTACAAAGTTGAAAGGAAGCTAGGGAAAGGAGGATTTGGACAAGTATATGTTGGTCGCCGTATTTCACCTATCAATGCAAATGATAGGACTACTGGTTCTAGTGCCATAGAG GTAGCACTAAAGTTTGAGCATAGGAGTAGTAAAGGATGCAATTATGGTCCACCTTATGAATGGCAGGTCTACAA CACTCTTGGTGGCATCCATGGTGTTCCACGAGTCCATTACAAGGGTCGCCAAGGGGACTATTATATTATG ATTATGGATATGCTGGGACCAAGTCTGTGGGATGTATGGAATAATAACTCCCACAC AATGTCTGTAGAGATGGTTGCTTGTATTGCCATTGAAGCGATCTCCATATTGGaaaagatgcattcaaaagg ATATGTGCATGGGGATGTAAAACCTGAGAATTTTTTACTTGGTCCTGCTGGAACTTCTGAAGAAAAGAAACTCTTTCTTGTTGATCTTGGCTTAG CCACCAAGTGGAAGGATAGTTCAACCAGTCTGCATGTTGAATATGATCAACGGCCAGATGTTTTTAG GGGGACAGTGCGTTATGCTAGTGTTCATGCTCACCTTGGGAGGACAGCAAGCAGGAGAGATGACTTAGAATCCCTTGCTTATACACTAGTCTTTCTTCTCCGTGGTCGACTACCTTGGCAAGGTTACCAG GGAGAAAACAAAGGTTTCCTTGTCTGCAAGAAGAAGATGGCTACATCTCCAGAATCTCTTAGTTGCTTTTGCCCGCAACCTTTCAAACGATTTATTGAGTACGTGGTCAACTTGAAATTTGATGAAGAACCTAACTATGCAAAGTGCATCTCTCTTTTTGATGGCGTTGTTGGTCCTAATCCAGATATTAGACCAATTAACACTGATGGAGCTCAAAGG GTCGGTCAAAAGAGAGGCCGTCTGatgatggaagaagaagaagaagagcaacccAAAAAGAAGATTAGGATGGGGATGCCTGCTACACAATGGATCAGTGTTTATAATGCACGGAGACCTATGAAGCAAAG GTACCATTATAATGTAGCTGATATCAGGCTTGCACAGCATACTGAGAAAGGCAATGAAGATGGCTTATTCATCAGTTGCGTATCATCTTCTTCAAATCTTTGGGCCCTGATTATGGATGCAGGCACTGGTTTCTCTGCTCAAGTGTATGAGCTATCTGCAAGTTTTCTTCATAAA GAATGGATAATGGAACAATGGGAGAAAAACTATTACATTAGTTCCCTAGCAGGGGCAGACAATGGTAGCTCCTTGGTGGTAATGTCAAAAG gtACACCATATGCACAACAATCTTACAAAGTCAGCgagtcatttcctttcaaatggaTAAACAAAAAATGGCGAGAAGGTTTTTATGTCACTGCAATGGCAACAGCTGGAAATCGATGGGCCGTTGTTATGTCTCGTAATGCAGGCTTCTTAGAACAG GTTGTTGAGCTTGACTTCCTATACCCTAGTGAAGGCATTCATCGGAGATGGGATAGCGGTTACCGTATAACTGCAACTGCTGCAACATGGGACCAGGCAGCCTTTGTGCTAAGTGTACCTAGAAGGAAACCAGTGGATGAAACACAAGAGACACTCAGAACATCCGCTTTTCCTAGTCAGCATGTGAAG GAGAAGTGGGCAAAAAATCTGTATCTTGCATCTGTTTGTTACGGCCGCACAGTTTCTTGA